One Conger conger chromosome 7, fConCon1.1, whole genome shotgun sequence genomic window, TTCACTGCATTTAATTCATGTTCAGTTTCCATTGGACTTCTCCTTTACAGgattattttatattgaattCCTATTTGATGGCTTCTGAGCTGTTTTGTACATAATGGTCTGATGCTAACAGGTTCTGCTGAGGATTGTGTTCAAGCCGTCCAAAGAGCCTGCCAGCTGAcagaaaatgattaaataagtgATATTTATGTAGTTCtaccatttaaaatatttccctGTGGCTAAAATAGCTTTTAAACTTGACATTTTGACggcatgtttaaaaatgttttaaatgcttCTATACTGATTTACAGATATGTTTGTTTTGATGAAAATAGAAACGTTTGGAATATCATTGACAAAAAACCCAAAAGTATTaactgtaaaaatgttcatataAGGGTATTCTTGGGTGAATATACCTACTTGGGTAATTGTGTAGTACGTATGTACGATTTGGTGTCCAAATGGCTGttcgtgtacatgtgtgtttatcAATGTGACTGTGCATTGTGCATGTTtcaccacctctctccctgctcatcCTTGCAGCCACTGAAGAAGGCGCTGAGGATGATGGGAGCTCCAAACCTCATCTCTGACAACATGGACTGTGGCCTCAGCTACAGTGTCATCTCTTACTTGAAGAAACTGAGCCAGCAGGTATAGCAGGCCCCATGTCCACCAAACCCACTCTGTCCATTCAGGGTTGTGTTATAACTGTGCATTCATGTCAGTTTGCTGGTCAAGTGCATTCTGGACACCAGCTCTGGAGGGCCTACTATTAATGAGATGACCAGGAATATTTCCTATAATAACTAATAATTGTACCTTTGGGGGAAAATACAGGAAGATCGTGGAAAATGTTGAAAGCAGGTTATGTTGTTCGACTGAAATGTTATATGAAGCGATATTTTGTTGCCAGGTTCTCTCTGGCTCCCTAATTAAGCCCAGTAGGACATTTGAGCCAGGGGAGTTGTCTTGTCGAGATCTGCTTAAGGCGTTGTTGATATTTGCACTTCTTGCGGCTCAAACCTCGTACAAGCCAATGAGGAAGGGTGGAGAtgtgggtcagagctgtttgCAGTGAAGACAGATCGCCAACCGCAAACTCCCGTCTAAAATTTATTTTCCTCGTTTATCTAGCGACATTCAATGTACAGCCTGTTTATTTAGGATGCCCATTATGGTTCTCGCTGAAGCGGAGAAGAGGGTGTCCTTCACATGATGTGGATTGAAGAATTTAGACGTGAAAGCTTTTGCATGGTTTCAGTGACTGACCTGTGAAAACACTTTAATATGTGAGGCTGTTGAAGCACCAGTGCGGGTGCCATTAGCTTTGTTTAATGGGAGCTGTGCTTTAAATGCAAAAACTCGCCtgtagttattttttaaatatttttttatttattcgaCCTACTTACTGAAGCCAGATGGAACAATATCAGCAACATCAAATAGTGCTTGATTTATTGTCTCATAATCCAGAATGTTGAAAATTTGGTCTTGTTAACTGCCATTTACTTTTTGTGAATATGAttgtaatataattatttaaaaaaagatgtcaACTTTCATCAGTATTTAACTTGACAAAATATTTCTCACCTTTTCTGAATATCATCTGCATTATATGTTGTATAACTAAGTAAAAGAAAGATACATATTTTTCTCAACTTTGATCAGTATTTAAGTTGCGTTTACCACCGTTTGAGGGTATTTTTGTATTGGATGGTTGTTGAGACTGTGGCTGGTTTCTCTCCAGGCGAAGATGGAGTCGGATCGGCTGATTGTGTCCGTGGGGAAGAAGCCCCCCCAGGAGACGGGCATCAAAGTGAAGAATCACTGGAGCGCCCTGTCCCTAGCCCACCGCCGTGACTTCAAACAGCTGCTGCAGGGCATCACGGGAGAGGCCCCCCTCCACCTCACCGACATTAACTTCAAGGAGTTCTCCGGCTTCCAGATCGCGCTGCTCAACAAGGTACTGCACCGCTGGGAAGGACTGAAGCGTGGATCCAGGCTTAGTAAAAGCGTATTGTCTAgctcagtgtttctcaactcgtATTGTCTAGCTCAGTGTTTCCTCGGGACCCGCTTCcctgaaggtttttgttgtaaccaggaactcacacacctgatttaatgactggaCCAATCAccccaccaaaaatgcccttgattagttcaATCAGGTATGCGAGTTCCTGGtcacaacaaaaacaagtgGCCCTCGAGAACTGGAGTTCTAGCTAAATCATGTGTCGCTGGTGCAGTGATCTACGCTACAGTCCGGAATTAGATGGCAGAATTACATTGCATTCCATTAAATTAAAATCACTTAGCAGATGctattatccagagtgacatacagaaGAAGTATTCTCAGGAACACAAATTGTGATATGACCAAGAATGGAACAGAAGGCCTAGGTGCTTACTGCATCTAGATACAGAGATACCGACTATAATTGTCTGGAAATTATATATTGTAGCAAGGATATTTCATCCACATACTTCAACTTGTCTTTATTGCATGCACCGGTGGTTAGTTGTAGATTTTATGAAATGGACCAAAAATAGCCATACTCTTAAAACAGCCCCATTCTATTGTATGTTAAGAATGCAGAATGCAAAGTGGCGAACATCAGTGTTcttcttaaataaaataaataaaacatattaccAGGATATCACCAGGAATGCGTAGAGACCCATATAAACTATATAAGTGTAAAGTTACCTCAACAAATCAATGATTATAATTGAAAGCAAGAGTAGGTAACACTGCACAGCTATCTTTACAGAGATACCTTCAACATTATTGTCCCACAAGGGAACGAAAGAGGATAGCTATAGCCTCGCCTGTGGATGGAGGGTTTCAGTTTAAACGCTATTCCCTGCCTAATTATGTATCCGCATAATCCTCTACCCAGTCAGGCGCCTGTGGTTTCACTGCCCAAACTACTGTATATGCAAGAGCTGCATGCAGAACCTGGTGGTCAGCAGAACAAAGACAAATATCAGGTCAACAAATATCACAGGAGGAGTATATTTGTAACTTCTCCTGTCTTCCTTTTCAGGACCTGAAACCCCAGGCCTACCGGAACGCCTACGATGTCTCCCGGCGGAACCTTCTAGATCAGCTGACCCGAATGCGCTCCAACATCCTGCGCACGACTCAGAAGCTCATTCGAGGGCAGGACGAAGGTACACACTGACAGACCAATCAACTGCCACATGCGTGGACCTTTGATACTGCTTTTAGCTATCACTGAAATTTAAATGCTGCATCAGACTGCgtatgcagtaaatagtttCTCCGCGAAATATAATGCCCTGCAAGCAAACACGTTTCATTGGTCAGTTATCTGGTTGTATTGATTCCATTGGTCAGCTCTGAGGTATCGATTTTTGTGTTGGCTCACAGACTACTTACACAGCATCCCAGTGGCCCAGATGGGCAACTACCAGGAGTACCTGAAGATGATGCCGTCCCCACTGCGGGAGATAGACCCGGACCAGCCCAAACGCCTGCACACGTTCGGGAACCCCTTCAAACAGGACAAGAAGGTAACTTCCTCAGCCCCTTCCATACTTCTTCAGCCCTTCAGCACCCTGGGAAatgcacacaaagacagactGGTAGACTGTGACCTTCGACCCCTTCTCCCTCCCGCCTCCCCTCCTTGTTGCTTGCACAGGGCATGATGATCGACGAGGCGGACGAGTTCGTGACGGGCCCCCAGAACAAGAAGAGGGGGGGCTCCGGGGACCCCAATTCGGGGGCCGccctgaagaggaggaggagcatgTCGCCCTTGCTGCGGCGGCCGCAGACGCCGCCCATCATCACCAACCACGTGGTGGGCAAGGGGCCCCCGGGAGCCCAGGTCAACCACAGCCTCATCAAACCCATCCCGCTGCACAAAGGTAGGCCTTCAGACAGCTGGAGGAGACGTGGGAAGCACCCGGGAGAGGGATTTCTATGCAAGCTATGCGGCCCGTCATGGCAGATGGTAGAACCTGCACAGTAAATTAAAAACTGGGTATGACATCATAACAGAAGCAAACACTACAAAGCTGTTCCTCTTTCCTCTTTTACACAAAGGAGGATTGTACATTTTCGGTATAGtctgttattcagctgacgctttttatccaaagcgacttacagttgatcagactaagcaggggacaatcttcccctggagcaatgtggggttaagggcccaacagctgtggggatcttatcgtggctacaccggggcttgaagcaccaactttccaggtcccagtcatttattttcgccacaatgctacaggctgtccccgTATGTAAGAGATATAAATACCAAAGTTACATTTCAGGGTATGAAGCACTTGGATACAGTGCTTTGGTTAATATGCCACGTCCCTCTCCATTGTCTCCCTCTGCAGGATCAGAGAGGAACAGCGTTCTGGGCTCAGAAAGCAATGGGGAGCAGGTGAAGGGCGCAGAGACCGGTGGAGGCTGGCCGGGAGGACTGGacggggtggaggggtgtgcaGCGGATCTCACGCCCGAGGACACGCccggggaagggggagagggcagagtccGAGTGGAGGACGGGTTTGGGGAAGACGGGCTAGACGAGAGGCCTCCCGGCCATCCAGAAAACTGTGAAGAGTTGAGTCCCCCCGGACAGCAGGGGGAGCTAGAGGGGGCCAAAGAGGAAACCATCAGGACGGTCACCGTACTCCCCCTGGAGGGCACCAATGCAGAACTCCGCACACGGGTCCTCAAAGAGGTCCGGAAGCCTGGCCGTAGTGAGTATTCAAACCGAAAAGGAGGTCTGGTACCTGCCGCTATACGCAGTAAGACTGTTTCAATCCCTTGGAGATTTTCTTAGTTGTTGCACATTCTCCTTATGCAGTCTCGCATATTTCTGCCAGGTTGCATCATTCTGGATGCCTGCTGTACTGCTACTTGCTGGCCCGTAACTCCTCTTGCCTTTCCCCCAGACTATGAGACAATATTCCATCTTCTGGAGGAAGTGAGGGGCCCTGTTGAAGTGCAGAAGTACTTCATCCATCAGACTATTAAAGAGGCTGCAAGGTAAGACCTCGCTCACAGGGATCATGGGAGCTTACAGAACACATGGACACCAATACAAGATGCTTTGCTTGAAAAAAGATGAGACTGCCTTTGGTTGAGTGAAAACAAGACTGGATTGGAGGGTGAACACAGAAGGCTCACAATACATCTTgttttcagtcagtcagtcagaaacAGTGTTTCTTGTCTCAGTcataacaactttttttttgtgaaggcATCAATGTTCCCTTTCCTTGTTTGTTATATGATGATGATAAATAATTCACTTGATCAGCATATGTGCCATATGATACTTTTAGTACAGTACTTACATAATAAACATGCTCCATATTTTATGATTTTGTAACTCATACACACCCCAGAatgcatttcatatttgaatAGGAGAAGGAGCAGAATGCCTGAGTGCATGTTGGGGATTTGTGGCAGAAGGGATCACTTTCCAtttcaaactgaaaataaacaagTGGGTCAATGACTCCAGGGCATGCACCTAAACATTGAGATTCCAAAAGTACTGGCTGCAGGTAGTGTGAAAATCAAGTATCTATGCATGTACTTCTAATTCACCAGAGGGTGAGAAATGTAACATTCAGACAACAGACCGTGCAGAAGTGAAATTCTCTGCCCCGAGACTTCAGACGGATATCCCCAAAATTTGCGGAACTTCAAAAGGCGCGTTTTTCAGTCGCGCCCGTTGCTTCCGTCTCAGCGGGGGGGCAAGGCGGCGCAGCCTTTTAATCTCCGCCTCTCCCGCCACCGCGCGTCTCCCTCAGGTTTAAGAAGCGCGTCCTGATCCAGCAGCTGGAGACCGCCCTGGAGGAGATCGAAGAGAAGCACCTGCTGCCCTCCGGCCTCAACAACGTCCACGGCAGGTAGCGCGGCgcgaaggagagggagggcgagagagccACAGACCCGCCCGGCCGCGGAGCCCCCCGAGACGCCCAGAGACCCACAGCGGCAGGCTCTGAGGGAGGAGCGGTGGAGCCCAGAGGTCGCCCCAGAGGTTGCCCCAGAGGTCGCCCAGAGGTCGACCCAGATGTCACCCCAGAGGTCACCGCAGAGGTCACCGCAGAGGTCACCGCAGAGGTCTCCCTAGAGGTCGCTGTAGCCCAAGCATCGACAGTCTGTCACACTGAGTGGGGGAGGACCCAGGGAGGAATGCACTGGGCAGGAGCGCTGAAGGAATCCTCAAATTCCTCGTGCTGTTAGCCCCCTTCTGTAGACCACCCAACATctacacactctcacctgtAAGCCGGTTTGCTTTGCCTTCAAAGGAACTCAGACTAGTAGTTTTTCAGGCAAAGAGACCGTGTCTGTATCTGGTGTGAGGAGTGCAGTTGAGAGGACAGATAAAGGTGGAGGTGGAGTTGTCCTGATTCCCTGTGACTTCCCTTCAGCAGTGGGCAGGCGCAAGATCTCCCGACTTGAAGGGGAGACGGAGCTTCAAGCGGTTCTACGAGAGATCGGTTCTTCTGAGAGTGTCGATGCGCATTCCGTTCAGAGGTGTAGATGTGATGTAGGTCACCTCTGCATTGGTTTAGATGCAGGTAGCGGTTCTTTAGGCTGACTTCACTGGCGGGAAAGCTGACGACTGGCCGAGGATACTCACGTGAGTACTCTTATC contains:
- the LOC133132754 gene encoding integrator complex subunit 6-like — its product is MPILLFLIDTSASMNQRTYLGTTYLDIAKGAVEIFMKLRARDPASRGDRYMLVTFDEPPYGVKAGWKENHATFMSELKNLQASGLTTLGPALRSSFDLLNLNRLVSGIDNYGQGRNPFFLEPSVIITITDGSKLTHTSGVQEELHLPLNSPLPGSELTKEPFRWDQRLFALVLRLPGAATPESEQLGSVPTDESAITQMCEVTGGRSYCVRTQRMLNQCLESLVQKVLSGVVINFEKTGPDPPLLGEDGLVDPTRPAPPFGPQPWQSCHKLIYIRPNPKTGVPVGHWPIPESFWPDQNSPTLPPRTAHPIVRFSCVDCEPMVIDKLPFDKYELEPSPLTQYILERKSPHTCWQVFVSSSGKHSDLGQPFGYLKASTTLTCVNLFVMPYNYPVLLPLLDDLFKVHKLKPNVKWRQAFEIYLKSMPPYFLLPLKKALRMMGAPNLISDNMDCGLSYSVISYLKKLSQQAKMESDRLIVSVGKKPPQETGIKVKNHWSALSLAHRRDFKQLLQGITGEAPLHLTDINFKEFSGFQIALLNKDLKPQAYRNAYDVSRRNLLDQLTRMRSNILRTTQKLIRGQDEDYLHSIPVAQMGNYQEYLKMMPSPLREIDPDQPKRLHTFGNPFKQDKKGMMIDEADEFVTGPQNKKRGGSGDPNSGAALKRRRSMSPLLRRPQTPPIITNHVVGKGPPGAQVNHSLIKPIPLHKGSERNSVLGSESNGEQVKGAETGGGWPGGLDGVEGCAADLTPEDTPGEGGEGRVRVEDGFGEDGLDERPPGHPENCEELSPPGQQGELEGAKEETIRTVTVLPLEGTNAELRTRVLKEVRKPGRNYETIFHLLEEVRGPVEVQKYFIHQTIKEAARFKKRVLIQQLETALEEIEEKHLLPSGLNNVHGR